In Seriola aureovittata isolate HTS-2021-v1 ecotype China chromosome 24, ASM2101889v1, whole genome shotgun sequence, the following proteins share a genomic window:
- the zeb2b gene encoding zinc finger E-box-binding homeobox 2b isoform X2, whose product MKQEIMADGPRCKRRKQANPRRKNALNYENVVETGSETEEEDKLPVSEEDPLINGTGSPASLTNPEASPHAESHGLLTKEEEDDEMRDSGVEHIWPDNDMLSASVDGTDEIKDDFDTLGPDATLQAVGNGTVKSVDCTSEFEDFFAKRKLDDSDSHVVSIAEYLQRGDTAIIYPEAPEELSRLGTPEATGPEENDLPPGTPDAFAQLLTCPYCDRGYKRLTSLKEHIKYRHEKNEENFACPLCNYTFAYRTQLERHMATHKPARDQHQLLNQAAGNRKFKCTECGKAFKYKHHLKEHLRIHSGEKPYECPNCKKRFSHSGSYSSHISSKKCIGLIAVNGRMRSNMKTGSSPTSASSSPTNTAITQLRQKLENGKPLGLPDHNNHLNIKTEPLDFNDYKLMMASHGFGAPGPFLNGGMGGNSPLGLHHSSTAQSPLQHLGIAGLESQLLGYPGPLANNLSEVQKVLQIVDNTVCRQKMDCKPEELSKLKAYMKELGSQVEEQKQALSSPGAQVGLPLVNHNGATKNIIDYTLEKVNEAKACLQSLTTDSKRQISNIKREKSNHMLEGGVDEKVQENNMFTPYACQYCKETFPGPIPLHQHERYLCKMNEEIKAVLQPSENLMPNKPGIFMEKNSHLSSPMLSEKGLTGPLNPYRDHMSVLKAYFAMNMEPNSEELLKISIAVGLPQEFVKEWFDQRKMYQYGTTRTPPLEHRNNTDMVVGTNNHHTPPKDSMAARSPVSLMKSTDRITSPSIAELHNNINNCDNSLRHLKNHQFGGSAKPAGEKLDHSRSNTPSPLNLSSTSSKNSHSSSYTPNSLTSEDLQAEPLDLSLPRLMKEPKHALTVKSRPKVNSITIDHNSVPSPREHFEEPLNLAYLKKDFSGSTNNGNLEKSTSPIFGINPFAAKPLYTSLPPQSAFPPATFMPPMQASIPGLRPYPGMDQMGFLPHMAYTYAAGAATFAEMQQRRKYQRKPGFQGDLLDGTPDYMSGLDDMTDPDSCLSRKKIKKTESGMYACDLCDKTFQKSSSLLRHKYEHTGKRPHQCQICKKAFKHKHHLIEHSRLHSGEKPYQCDKCGKRFSHSGSYSQHMNHRYSYCKREAEEREAAEREAREKGHLEPTELLMSRAYLQGMTPQGYPELAEREAILRHDAVNGGIREGRKEVEGTYAKIGRRDDEFEEEEEESKSMDTDPDTLRDEEENGEHSMDDSSLDGKTETKSDHEDTMEDGM is encoded by the exons CTCTCAACTATGAGAACGTGGTGGAGACAGGCtcggagacagaggaggaggacaagctGCCGGTGTCCGAGGAAGACCCCCTGATCAACGGCACGGGCAGCCCAGCCAGCCTCACCAACCCGGAGGCCTCGCCCCACGCCGAGAGCCACGGCCTGCTGaccaaggaggaggaggacgacgagATGCGGGACAGCGGTGTGGAGCACATCTGGCCCGACAACGACATGCTGAGTGCCTCGGTGGATGGTACTG atgaaataaaagatgATTTTGACACCCTGGGGCCTGATGCCACTTTGCAGGCAGTGGGAAACGGTACAG TTAAGAGCGTCGATTGCACTTCAGAGTTTGAGGACTTCTTTGCCAAGCGGAAGCTGGACGACAGCGACAGCCACGTGGTGAGCATCGCAGAGTACCTGCAGCGGGGCGACACCGCCATCATCTACCCGGAAGCCCCGGAGGAGCTGTCCCGCCTGGGCACGCCGGAGGCCACTGGACCAGAGGAGAACG ACCTGCCACCTGGAACGCCAGATGCCTTCGCCCAACTGTTGACCTGCCCCTACTGCGACCGGGGCTACAAGCGTTTGACATCGCTAAAGGAGCACATCAAGTACCGTCATGAGAAGAACGAGGAGAACTTCGCCTGCCCCCTGTGCAACTACACGTTTGCTTACCGCACTCAGCTTGAGCGGCATATGGCCACACACAAGCCAGCAAGGGATCAG caCCAACTGCTCAACCAAGCGGCCGGCAACCGCAAGTTCAAATGCACCGAGTGTGGCAAGGCCTTCAAATACAAGCACCATCTGAAGGAACACCTCCGGATTCATAGCG gTGAAAAACCGTATGAGTGCCCCAACTGCAAGAAGCGTTTCTCCCACTCGGGCTCCTACAGTTCCCACATAAGCAGCAAAAAGTGCATTGGCCTGATAGCTGTCAACGGCAGGATGCGCAGCAACATGAAGACTGGCTCCTCCCCcacctcagcctcctcctctcccaccaaCACCGCCATTACCCAGCTGCGGCAGAAGCTGGAGAACGGAAAGCCTCTTGGCCTTCCCGACCACAACAACCACCTTAACATCAAGACGGAGCCGCTCGACTTCAACGACTACAAGCTGATGATGGCTTCTCATGGATTCGGTGCCCCTGGACCATTCCTGAACGGAGGCATGGGAGGGAACAGCCCGCTGGGCCTCCACCACAGCTCCACGGCCCAGAGCCCTTTGCAGCACCTCGGGATTGCCGGGCTTGAGTCACAGCTCCTGGGATACCCAGGACCGCTGGCGAACAACCTGAGCGAGGTGCAGAAGGTTCTTCAGATCGTGGACAACACTGTGTGCAGGCAGAAAATGGACTGCAAGCCGGAGGAGCTCTCCAAGCTTAAGGCCTACATGAAGGAGCTGGGGTCCCAGGTTGAAGAGCAGAAACAGGCGCTGTCATCACCAGGAGCACAGGTTGGTCTTCCACTCGTCAATCACAATGGCGCCACCAAAAACATCATCGACTACACGTTAGAAAAAGTGAACGAAGCCAAAGCCTGCCTCCAGAGCTTGACCACAGACTCAAAGAGACAGATTAGCAATATCAAACGAGAGAAATCCAACCACATGCTTGAAGGAGGTGTGGATGAGAAGGTgcaggaaaacaacatgtttacGCCTTATGCTTGCCAATATTGCAAAGAAACCTTCCCCGGGCCAATACCTTTGCATCAGCATGAACGCTACCTGTGTAAAATGAACGAGGAGATCAAGGCCGTGCTGCAGCCCAGTGAGAATTTGATGCCCAACAAACCAGGGATCTTCATGGAGAAGAACAGCCACTTATCCTCCCCCATGTTGTCTGAGAAGGGACTCACTGGGCCCCTTAACCCTTACAGGGACCACATGTCTGTGCTGAAGGCGTATTTCGCCATGAACATGGAGCCCAACTCGGAGGAGCTGCTCAAGATTTCCATAGCAGTCGGCCTTCCTCAGGAATTTGTCAAGGAGTGGTTCGATCAGAGAAAGATGTACCAGTACGGCACCACCCGAACCCCACCACTAGAGCACAGGAACAACACGGATATGGTTGTCGGAACAAATAACCACCACACTCCACCAAAAGACTCTATGGCAGCTAGGTCACCTGTGTCACTTATGAAATCTACTGACCGCATCACATCCCCCTCCATAGCAGAGCTCcataacaacattaacaacTGTGACAACTCGCTCAGACATTTGAAAAACCACCAGTTCGGCGGCAGCGCCAAACCCGCAGGTGAAAAGTTGGACCACTCCCGCAGCAACACCCCCTCCCCGCTAAACCTGTCCTCCACATCTTCCAAAAACTCTCACAGCAGCTCCTACACTCCAAACAGCTTGACATCAGAAGACCTGCAGGCTGAGCCGCTGGACCTGTCTCTGCCGAGACTCATGAAGGAACCCAAGCACGCACTGACTGTCAAAAGCAGACCTAAAGTCAACAGCATTACCATTGACCATAACAGCGTCCCCTCTCCCCGAGAGCACTTCGAAGAGCCTTTGAACTTGGCCTATCTCAAGAAGGATTTCTCAGGCTCTACCAACAACGGAAACCTAGAAAAAAGCACTAGCCCCATCTTCGGCATTAACCCGTTTGCTGCCAAACCCCTGTACACGTCACTTCCACCTCAGAGCGCTTTCCCACCTGCTACATTCATGCCCCCGATGCAGGCCAGCATACCAGGTCTTAGGCCCTATCCGGGCATGGATCAAATGGGCTTCCTACCGCACATGGCCTACACTTACGCAGCAGGGGCAGCTACCTTTGCCGagatgcagcagaggagaaagtACCAGCGGAAACCAGGTTTCCAG gGGGACCTGCTCGACGGTACACCAGATTACATGTCAGGGCTGGACGACATGACAGACCCCGACTCCTGTCTGTCGCGGAAGAAGATTAAGAAGACCGAAAGTGGTATGTACGCGTGTGACTTGTGCGACAAAACATTCCAGAAGAGCAGTTCCCTTCTAAGACACAAATATGAACACACAG GAAAGAGGCCGCACCAGTGTCAGATCTGCAAGAAAGccttcaaacacaaacaccatctcatCGAGCACTCAAGACTGCACTCGGGGGAGAAGCCTTACCAGTGCGACAAGTGCGGGAAGAGGTTCTCCCACTCGGGCTCCTACTCGCAGCACATGAACCACCGCTACTCCTACTGCAAGCGGGAGGCCGAGGAGCGGGAGGCGGCCGAGAGGGAGGCCCGCGAGAAGGGTCACCTGGAGCCCACGGAGCTGCTGATGAGCCGGGCGTACTTGCAGGGTATGACGCCTCAGGGTTACCCGGAGCTGGCGGAGCGCGAGGCCATCCTGAGGCACGACGCCGTGAACGGAGGGATCAGAGAGGGACGGAAGGAAGTGGAAGGAACGTATGCCAAGATCGGACGGAGGGATGACGagtttgaggaggaggaggaggaaagcaAGAGCATGGACACGGACCCGGACACGTTGAGGGACGAGGAGGAGAACGGAGAGCACTCAATGGACGATAGCTCGCTGGACGGCAAAACGGAAACCAAATCGGATCACGAGGACACAATGGAGGATGGCATGTAA
- the zeb2b gene encoding zinc finger E-box-binding homeobox 2b isoform X3, which translates to MKQEIMADGPRCKRRKQANPRRKNAALNYENVVETGSETEEEDKLPVSEEDPLINGTGSPASLTNPEASPHAESHGLLTKEEEDDEMRDSGVEHIWPDNDMLSASVDGTDEIKDDFDTLGPDATLQAVGNGTVKSVDCTSEFEDFFAKRKLDDSDSHVVSIAEYLQRGDTAIIYPEAPEELSRLGTPEATGPEENDLPPGTPDAFAQLLTCPYCDRGYKRLTSLKEHIKYRHEKNEENFACPLCNYTFAYRTQLERHMATHKPARDQHQLLNQAAGNRKFKCTECGKAFKYKHHLKEHLRIHSGEKPYECPNCKKRFSHSGSYSSHISSKKCIGLIAVNGRMRSNMKTGSSPTSASSSPTNTAITQLRQKLENGKPLGLPDHNNHLNIKTEPLDFNDYKLMMASHGFGAPGPFLNGGMGGNSPLGLHHSSTAQSPLQHLGIAGLESQLLGYPGPLANNLSEVQKVLQIVDNTVCRQKMDCKPEELSKLKAYMKELGSQVEEQKQALSSPGAQVGLPLVNHNGATKNIIDYTLEKVNEAKACLQSLTTDSKRQISNIKREKSNHMLEGGVDEKVQENNMFTPYACQYCKETFPGPIPLHQHERYLCKMNEEIKAVLQPSENLMPNKPGIFMEKNSHLSSPMLSEKGLTGPLNPYRDHMSVLKAYFAMNMEPNSEELLKISIAVGLPQEFVKEWFDQRKMYQYGTTRTPPLEHRNNTDMVVGTNNHHTPPKDSMAARSPVSLMKSTDRITSPSIAELHNNINNCDNSLRHLKNHQFGGSAKPAGEKLDHSRSNTPSPLNLSSTSSKNSHSSSYTPNSLTSEDLQAEPLDLSLPRLMKEPKHALTVKSRPKVNSITIDHNSVPSPREHFEEPLNLAYLKKDFSGSTNNGNLEKSTSPIFGINPFAAKPLYTSLPPQSAFPPATFMPPMQASIPGLRPYPGMDQMGFLPHMAYTYAAGAATFAEMQQRRKYQRKPGFQGDLLDGTPDYMSGLDDMTDPDSCLSRKKIKKTESGKRPHQCQICKKAFKHKHHLIEHSRLHSGEKPYQCDKCGKRFSHSGSYSQHMNHRYSYCKREAEEREAAEREAREKGHLEPTELLMSRAYLQGMTPQGYPELAEREAILRHDAVNGGIREGRKEVEGTYAKIGRRDDEFEEEEEESKSMDTDPDTLRDEEENGEHSMDDSSLDGKTETKSDHEDTMEDGM; encoded by the exons CAGCTCTCAACTATGAGAACGTGGTGGAGACAGGCtcggagacagaggaggaggacaagctGCCGGTGTCCGAGGAAGACCCCCTGATCAACGGCACGGGCAGCCCAGCCAGCCTCACCAACCCGGAGGCCTCGCCCCACGCCGAGAGCCACGGCCTGCTGaccaaggaggaggaggacgacgagATGCGGGACAGCGGTGTGGAGCACATCTGGCCCGACAACGACATGCTGAGTGCCTCGGTGGATGGTACTG atgaaataaaagatgATTTTGACACCCTGGGGCCTGATGCCACTTTGCAGGCAGTGGGAAACGGTACAG TTAAGAGCGTCGATTGCACTTCAGAGTTTGAGGACTTCTTTGCCAAGCGGAAGCTGGACGACAGCGACAGCCACGTGGTGAGCATCGCAGAGTACCTGCAGCGGGGCGACACCGCCATCATCTACCCGGAAGCCCCGGAGGAGCTGTCCCGCCTGGGCACGCCGGAGGCCACTGGACCAGAGGAGAACG ACCTGCCACCTGGAACGCCAGATGCCTTCGCCCAACTGTTGACCTGCCCCTACTGCGACCGGGGCTACAAGCGTTTGACATCGCTAAAGGAGCACATCAAGTACCGTCATGAGAAGAACGAGGAGAACTTCGCCTGCCCCCTGTGCAACTACACGTTTGCTTACCGCACTCAGCTTGAGCGGCATATGGCCACACACAAGCCAGCAAGGGATCAG caCCAACTGCTCAACCAAGCGGCCGGCAACCGCAAGTTCAAATGCACCGAGTGTGGCAAGGCCTTCAAATACAAGCACCATCTGAAGGAACACCTCCGGATTCATAGCG gTGAAAAACCGTATGAGTGCCCCAACTGCAAGAAGCGTTTCTCCCACTCGGGCTCCTACAGTTCCCACATAAGCAGCAAAAAGTGCATTGGCCTGATAGCTGTCAACGGCAGGATGCGCAGCAACATGAAGACTGGCTCCTCCCCcacctcagcctcctcctctcccaccaaCACCGCCATTACCCAGCTGCGGCAGAAGCTGGAGAACGGAAAGCCTCTTGGCCTTCCCGACCACAACAACCACCTTAACATCAAGACGGAGCCGCTCGACTTCAACGACTACAAGCTGATGATGGCTTCTCATGGATTCGGTGCCCCTGGACCATTCCTGAACGGAGGCATGGGAGGGAACAGCCCGCTGGGCCTCCACCACAGCTCCACGGCCCAGAGCCCTTTGCAGCACCTCGGGATTGCCGGGCTTGAGTCACAGCTCCTGGGATACCCAGGACCGCTGGCGAACAACCTGAGCGAGGTGCAGAAGGTTCTTCAGATCGTGGACAACACTGTGTGCAGGCAGAAAATGGACTGCAAGCCGGAGGAGCTCTCCAAGCTTAAGGCCTACATGAAGGAGCTGGGGTCCCAGGTTGAAGAGCAGAAACAGGCGCTGTCATCACCAGGAGCACAGGTTGGTCTTCCACTCGTCAATCACAATGGCGCCACCAAAAACATCATCGACTACACGTTAGAAAAAGTGAACGAAGCCAAAGCCTGCCTCCAGAGCTTGACCACAGACTCAAAGAGACAGATTAGCAATATCAAACGAGAGAAATCCAACCACATGCTTGAAGGAGGTGTGGATGAGAAGGTgcaggaaaacaacatgtttacGCCTTATGCTTGCCAATATTGCAAAGAAACCTTCCCCGGGCCAATACCTTTGCATCAGCATGAACGCTACCTGTGTAAAATGAACGAGGAGATCAAGGCCGTGCTGCAGCCCAGTGAGAATTTGATGCCCAACAAACCAGGGATCTTCATGGAGAAGAACAGCCACTTATCCTCCCCCATGTTGTCTGAGAAGGGACTCACTGGGCCCCTTAACCCTTACAGGGACCACATGTCTGTGCTGAAGGCGTATTTCGCCATGAACATGGAGCCCAACTCGGAGGAGCTGCTCAAGATTTCCATAGCAGTCGGCCTTCCTCAGGAATTTGTCAAGGAGTGGTTCGATCAGAGAAAGATGTACCAGTACGGCACCACCCGAACCCCACCACTAGAGCACAGGAACAACACGGATATGGTTGTCGGAACAAATAACCACCACACTCCACCAAAAGACTCTATGGCAGCTAGGTCACCTGTGTCACTTATGAAATCTACTGACCGCATCACATCCCCCTCCATAGCAGAGCTCcataacaacattaacaacTGTGACAACTCGCTCAGACATTTGAAAAACCACCAGTTCGGCGGCAGCGCCAAACCCGCAGGTGAAAAGTTGGACCACTCCCGCAGCAACACCCCCTCCCCGCTAAACCTGTCCTCCACATCTTCCAAAAACTCTCACAGCAGCTCCTACACTCCAAACAGCTTGACATCAGAAGACCTGCAGGCTGAGCCGCTGGACCTGTCTCTGCCGAGACTCATGAAGGAACCCAAGCACGCACTGACTGTCAAAAGCAGACCTAAAGTCAACAGCATTACCATTGACCATAACAGCGTCCCCTCTCCCCGAGAGCACTTCGAAGAGCCTTTGAACTTGGCCTATCTCAAGAAGGATTTCTCAGGCTCTACCAACAACGGAAACCTAGAAAAAAGCACTAGCCCCATCTTCGGCATTAACCCGTTTGCTGCCAAACCCCTGTACACGTCACTTCCACCTCAGAGCGCTTTCCCACCTGCTACATTCATGCCCCCGATGCAGGCCAGCATACCAGGTCTTAGGCCCTATCCGGGCATGGATCAAATGGGCTTCCTACCGCACATGGCCTACACTTACGCAGCAGGGGCAGCTACCTTTGCCGagatgcagcagaggagaaagtACCAGCGGAAACCAGGTTTCCAG gGGGACCTGCTCGACGGTACACCAGATTACATGTCAGGGCTGGACGACATGACAGACCCCGACTCCTGTCTGTCGCGGAAGAAGATTAAGAAGACCGAAAGTG GAAAGAGGCCGCACCAGTGTCAGATCTGCAAGAAAGccttcaaacacaaacaccatctcatCGAGCACTCAAGACTGCACTCGGGGGAGAAGCCTTACCAGTGCGACAAGTGCGGGAAGAGGTTCTCCCACTCGGGCTCCTACTCGCAGCACATGAACCACCGCTACTCCTACTGCAAGCGGGAGGCCGAGGAGCGGGAGGCGGCCGAGAGGGAGGCCCGCGAGAAGGGTCACCTGGAGCCCACGGAGCTGCTGATGAGCCGGGCGTACTTGCAGGGTATGACGCCTCAGGGTTACCCGGAGCTGGCGGAGCGCGAGGCCATCCTGAGGCACGACGCCGTGAACGGAGGGATCAGAGAGGGACGGAAGGAAGTGGAAGGAACGTATGCCAAGATCGGACGGAGGGATGACGagtttgaggaggaggaggaggaaagcaAGAGCATGGACACGGACCCGGACACGTTGAGGGACGAGGAGGAGAACGGAGAGCACTCAATGGACGATAGCTCGCTGGACGGCAAAACGGAAACCAAATCGGATCACGAGGACACAATGGAGGATGGCATGTAA
- the zeb2b gene encoding zinc finger E-box-binding homeobox 2b isoform X1 has product MKQEIMADGPRCKRRKQANPRRKNAALNYENVVETGSETEEEDKLPVSEEDPLINGTGSPASLTNPEASPHAESHGLLTKEEEDDEMRDSGVEHIWPDNDMLSASVDGTDEIKDDFDTLGPDATLQAVGNGTVKSVDCTSEFEDFFAKRKLDDSDSHVVSIAEYLQRGDTAIIYPEAPEELSRLGTPEATGPEENDLPPGTPDAFAQLLTCPYCDRGYKRLTSLKEHIKYRHEKNEENFACPLCNYTFAYRTQLERHMATHKPARDQHQLLNQAAGNRKFKCTECGKAFKYKHHLKEHLRIHSGEKPYECPNCKKRFSHSGSYSSHISSKKCIGLIAVNGRMRSNMKTGSSPTSASSSPTNTAITQLRQKLENGKPLGLPDHNNHLNIKTEPLDFNDYKLMMASHGFGAPGPFLNGGMGGNSPLGLHHSSTAQSPLQHLGIAGLESQLLGYPGPLANNLSEVQKVLQIVDNTVCRQKMDCKPEELSKLKAYMKELGSQVEEQKQALSSPGAQVGLPLVNHNGATKNIIDYTLEKVNEAKACLQSLTTDSKRQISNIKREKSNHMLEGGVDEKVQENNMFTPYACQYCKETFPGPIPLHQHERYLCKMNEEIKAVLQPSENLMPNKPGIFMEKNSHLSSPMLSEKGLTGPLNPYRDHMSVLKAYFAMNMEPNSEELLKISIAVGLPQEFVKEWFDQRKMYQYGTTRTPPLEHRNNTDMVVGTNNHHTPPKDSMAARSPVSLMKSTDRITSPSIAELHNNINNCDNSLRHLKNHQFGGSAKPAGEKLDHSRSNTPSPLNLSSTSSKNSHSSSYTPNSLTSEDLQAEPLDLSLPRLMKEPKHALTVKSRPKVNSITIDHNSVPSPREHFEEPLNLAYLKKDFSGSTNNGNLEKSTSPIFGINPFAAKPLYTSLPPQSAFPPATFMPPMQASIPGLRPYPGMDQMGFLPHMAYTYAAGAATFAEMQQRRKYQRKPGFQGDLLDGTPDYMSGLDDMTDPDSCLSRKKIKKTESGMYACDLCDKTFQKSSSLLRHKYEHTGKRPHQCQICKKAFKHKHHLIEHSRLHSGEKPYQCDKCGKRFSHSGSYSQHMNHRYSYCKREAEEREAAEREAREKGHLEPTELLMSRAYLQGMTPQGYPELAEREAILRHDAVNGGIREGRKEVEGTYAKIGRRDDEFEEEEEESKSMDTDPDTLRDEEENGEHSMDDSSLDGKTETKSDHEDTMEDGM; this is encoded by the exons CAGCTCTCAACTATGAGAACGTGGTGGAGACAGGCtcggagacagaggaggaggacaagctGCCGGTGTCCGAGGAAGACCCCCTGATCAACGGCACGGGCAGCCCAGCCAGCCTCACCAACCCGGAGGCCTCGCCCCACGCCGAGAGCCACGGCCTGCTGaccaaggaggaggaggacgacgagATGCGGGACAGCGGTGTGGAGCACATCTGGCCCGACAACGACATGCTGAGTGCCTCGGTGGATGGTACTG atgaaataaaagatgATTTTGACACCCTGGGGCCTGATGCCACTTTGCAGGCAGTGGGAAACGGTACAG TTAAGAGCGTCGATTGCACTTCAGAGTTTGAGGACTTCTTTGCCAAGCGGAAGCTGGACGACAGCGACAGCCACGTGGTGAGCATCGCAGAGTACCTGCAGCGGGGCGACACCGCCATCATCTACCCGGAAGCCCCGGAGGAGCTGTCCCGCCTGGGCACGCCGGAGGCCACTGGACCAGAGGAGAACG ACCTGCCACCTGGAACGCCAGATGCCTTCGCCCAACTGTTGACCTGCCCCTACTGCGACCGGGGCTACAAGCGTTTGACATCGCTAAAGGAGCACATCAAGTACCGTCATGAGAAGAACGAGGAGAACTTCGCCTGCCCCCTGTGCAACTACACGTTTGCTTACCGCACTCAGCTTGAGCGGCATATGGCCACACACAAGCCAGCAAGGGATCAG caCCAACTGCTCAACCAAGCGGCCGGCAACCGCAAGTTCAAATGCACCGAGTGTGGCAAGGCCTTCAAATACAAGCACCATCTGAAGGAACACCTCCGGATTCATAGCG gTGAAAAACCGTATGAGTGCCCCAACTGCAAGAAGCGTTTCTCCCACTCGGGCTCCTACAGTTCCCACATAAGCAGCAAAAAGTGCATTGGCCTGATAGCTGTCAACGGCAGGATGCGCAGCAACATGAAGACTGGCTCCTCCCCcacctcagcctcctcctctcccaccaaCACCGCCATTACCCAGCTGCGGCAGAAGCTGGAGAACGGAAAGCCTCTTGGCCTTCCCGACCACAACAACCACCTTAACATCAAGACGGAGCCGCTCGACTTCAACGACTACAAGCTGATGATGGCTTCTCATGGATTCGGTGCCCCTGGACCATTCCTGAACGGAGGCATGGGAGGGAACAGCCCGCTGGGCCTCCACCACAGCTCCACGGCCCAGAGCCCTTTGCAGCACCTCGGGATTGCCGGGCTTGAGTCACAGCTCCTGGGATACCCAGGACCGCTGGCGAACAACCTGAGCGAGGTGCAGAAGGTTCTTCAGATCGTGGACAACACTGTGTGCAGGCAGAAAATGGACTGCAAGCCGGAGGAGCTCTCCAAGCTTAAGGCCTACATGAAGGAGCTGGGGTCCCAGGTTGAAGAGCAGAAACAGGCGCTGTCATCACCAGGAGCACAGGTTGGTCTTCCACTCGTCAATCACAATGGCGCCACCAAAAACATCATCGACTACACGTTAGAAAAAGTGAACGAAGCCAAAGCCTGCCTCCAGAGCTTGACCACAGACTCAAAGAGACAGATTAGCAATATCAAACGAGAGAAATCCAACCACATGCTTGAAGGAGGTGTGGATGAGAAGGTgcaggaaaacaacatgtttacGCCTTATGCTTGCCAATATTGCAAAGAAACCTTCCCCGGGCCAATACCTTTGCATCAGCATGAACGCTACCTGTGTAAAATGAACGAGGAGATCAAGGCCGTGCTGCAGCCCAGTGAGAATTTGATGCCCAACAAACCAGGGATCTTCATGGAGAAGAACAGCCACTTATCCTCCCCCATGTTGTCTGAGAAGGGACTCACTGGGCCCCTTAACCCTTACAGGGACCACATGTCTGTGCTGAAGGCGTATTTCGCCATGAACATGGAGCCCAACTCGGAGGAGCTGCTCAAGATTTCCATAGCAGTCGGCCTTCCTCAGGAATTTGTCAAGGAGTGGTTCGATCAGAGAAAGATGTACCAGTACGGCACCACCCGAACCCCACCACTAGAGCACAGGAACAACACGGATATGGTTGTCGGAACAAATAACCACCACACTCCACCAAAAGACTCTATGGCAGCTAGGTCACCTGTGTCACTTATGAAATCTACTGACCGCATCACATCCCCCTCCATAGCAGAGCTCcataacaacattaacaacTGTGACAACTCGCTCAGACATTTGAAAAACCACCAGTTCGGCGGCAGCGCCAAACCCGCAGGTGAAAAGTTGGACCACTCCCGCAGCAACACCCCCTCCCCGCTAAACCTGTCCTCCACATCTTCCAAAAACTCTCACAGCAGCTCCTACACTCCAAACAGCTTGACATCAGAAGACCTGCAGGCTGAGCCGCTGGACCTGTCTCTGCCGAGACTCATGAAGGAACCCAAGCACGCACTGACTGTCAAAAGCAGACCTAAAGTCAACAGCATTACCATTGACCATAACAGCGTCCCCTCTCCCCGAGAGCACTTCGAAGAGCCTTTGAACTTGGCCTATCTCAAGAAGGATTTCTCAGGCTCTACCAACAACGGAAACCTAGAAAAAAGCACTAGCCCCATCTTCGGCATTAACCCGTTTGCTGCCAAACCCCTGTACACGTCACTTCCACCTCAGAGCGCTTTCCCACCTGCTACATTCATGCCCCCGATGCAGGCCAGCATACCAGGTCTTAGGCCCTATCCGGGCATGGATCAAATGGGCTTCCTACCGCACATGGCCTACACTTACGCAGCAGGGGCAGCTACCTTTGCCGagatgcagcagaggagaaagtACCAGCGGAAACCAGGTTTCCAG gGGGACCTGCTCGACGGTACACCAGATTACATGTCAGGGCTGGACGACATGACAGACCCCGACTCCTGTCTGTCGCGGAAGAAGATTAAGAAGACCGAAAGTGGTATGTACGCGTGTGACTTGTGCGACAAAACATTCCAGAAGAGCAGTTCCCTTCTAAGACACAAATATGAACACACAG GAAAGAGGCCGCACCAGTGTCAGATCTGCAAGAAAGccttcaaacacaaacaccatctcatCGAGCACTCAAGACTGCACTCGGGGGAGAAGCCTTACCAGTGCGACAAGTGCGGGAAGAGGTTCTCCCACTCGGGCTCCTACTCGCAGCACATGAACCACCGCTACTCCTACTGCAAGCGGGAGGCCGAGGAGCGGGAGGCGGCCGAGAGGGAGGCCCGCGAGAAGGGTCACCTGGAGCCCACGGAGCTGCTGATGAGCCGGGCGTACTTGCAGGGTATGACGCCTCAGGGTTACCCGGAGCTGGCGGAGCGCGAGGCCATCCTGAGGCACGACGCCGTGAACGGAGGGATCAGAGAGGGACGGAAGGAAGTGGAAGGAACGTATGCCAAGATCGGACGGAGGGATGACGagtttgaggaggaggaggaggaaagcaAGAGCATGGACACGGACCCGGACACGTTGAGGGACGAGGAGGAGAACGGAGAGCACTCAATGGACGATAGCTCGCTGGACGGCAAAACGGAAACCAAATCGGATCACGAGGACACAATGGAGGATGGCATGTAA